The following are encoded in a window of Saccharothrix longispora genomic DNA:
- the folK gene encoding 2-amino-4-hydroxy-6-hydroxymethyldihydropteridine diphosphokinase, with the protein MTRAVLSIGSNLGDRAGFLRQAVDGFAGVLVAVSPVYETAPWGVTDQDDFLNAVLVVSGPFDEWGWLRRGQALEDASGRVRLRRWGPRTLDVDVVTVDGVRSDDPSLLLPHPGAHERATVLVPWLDVEPDAVLPGHGRVADLVAGLDLSGVTRRDDVRLT; encoded by the coding sequence GTGACTAGGGCCGTGCTGTCGATCGGCTCGAACCTGGGCGACCGGGCGGGGTTCCTCCGGCAGGCGGTCGACGGCTTCGCCGGGGTCCTGGTCGCGGTGTCCCCGGTCTACGAGACCGCGCCGTGGGGCGTGACGGACCAGGACGACTTCCTCAACGCGGTCCTGGTCGTGTCGGGCCCGTTCGACGAGTGGGGCTGGCTGCGGCGGGGGCAGGCCCTGGAGGACGCCTCGGGCCGAGTGAGGCTGAGGCGCTGGGGGCCGCGCACGCTGGACGTGGACGTGGTGACCGTCGACGGGGTGCGGTCGGACGACCCCTCGTTGCTGCTGCCGCACCCCGGGGCGCACGAGCGGGCGACGGTGCTGGTGCCGTGGCTGGACGTGGAGCCGGACGCGGTGCTGCCCGGTCACGGCCGGGTGGCCGACCTGGTGGCGGGGCTGGACCTGTCGGGCGTGACCCGGCGGGACGACGTGCGGCTGACGTGA
- the folB gene encoding dihydroneopterin aldolase, translated as MSDRISLRGLRVRGFHGVFEHEKRDGQDFLVDVTAWLDLSRAAATDDLRETLHYGELAERTAAIVAGGPYDLIETVAGKVADEVLTDLRVRAVEVTVHKPSAPIPLTFADVSVTVRRTRD; from the coding sequence GTGTCTGACCGGATCTCGCTGCGCGGCCTGCGGGTGCGCGGCTTCCACGGCGTGTTCGAGCACGAGAAGCGCGACGGGCAGGACTTCCTGGTCGACGTGACGGCGTGGCTGGACCTGTCGCGCGCGGCGGCGACCGACGACCTGCGGGAGACGCTGCACTACGGCGAGCTGGCCGAGCGGACGGCGGCGATCGTGGCCGGCGGCCCGTACGACCTGATCGAGACGGTGGCGGGCAAGGTGGCCGACGAGGTGCTGACCGACCTGCGCGTGCGGGCGGTGGAGGTGACGGTGCACAAGCCGTCCGCCCCGATCCCGCTGACGTTCGCGGACGTGTCGGTGACCGTGCGGCGGACCCGTGACTAG
- a CDS encoding DUF3180 domain-containing protein: MRFTKPRDLAAAALVAGLLAHLLVRLSYSTLPPLPTFAGFTLLVIAAGNLWLAFSLRARILRKPGARPVEPLTAARAVALAKASSLLGAIMLGAWVGLLLHVLPVRGEFAAADHDTVSGIVGAVCSALLIGAALWLEHCCRTPTDPHQNG, translated from the coding sequence GTGAGGTTCACCAAGCCCCGTGATCTGGCCGCCGCCGCGCTCGTCGCGGGACTGCTCGCGCACCTGCTGGTCCGGCTCTCCTACTCGACGCTGCCGCCGTTGCCCACGTTCGCCGGGTTCACCCTGCTGGTGATCGCGGCGGGGAACCTGTGGTTGGCGTTCTCGTTGCGCGCGCGCATCCTGCGCAAGCCCGGCGCGCGACCCGTGGAGCCGTTGACGGCCGCGCGGGCGGTGGCGCTGGCCAAGGCCTCCTCGCTGCTGGGCGCGATCATGCTGGGCGCGTGGGTCGGGCTGCTGCTCCACGTGCTGCCGGTGCGCGGCGAGTTCGCGGCGGCCGACCACGACACGGTCAGCGGGATCGTGGGCGCGGTGTGCTCCGCGCTGCTCATCGGGGCCGCGCTGTGGCTGGAGCACTGCTGCCGGACGCCCACCGATCCCCACCAGAACGGGTGA
- a CDS encoding DUF6779 domain-containing protein: MTGRGASDDDEQQDHGRGSGRLLLVGALALALGAAAVLVLSDNARWLRLAVVAALWAALVGAFLAARYRRQITDREDEVADLQSVYELELEREVAARREFELELETETRKRIEEDARDDLEALRGELRALRENLEALLGGEVLVERVALRAESTRMRALGEQSRLMAVGDKRIITTGTAVPVAKAADKVAPERPDRTELIERVERVERIAHDTRKDTARRPEPARPEQPARREQGQPVRREPARANAGGVVQQRPAPPPVVRREPAQAGKPNPAERVNRGDVAARQAPAQAEPAREPEPSKTEHTVQRRSRVAERTEMISRDALAQQAEAAQPARRPEPPRAGGGSVPVRRSPAERAAGRSPAELTGEHRPVQARRAESTGEHHPVPGPAEPRRVDPAGEHRPVTAPAGRRPGLEARRAELTGEHRPVQARRPEPTGEHRPVQARRAEPAGEHHPVAGDGFADERRPASGRRAEQTGTQRPVAAEGGRRSAERREADAVGGRSADSATASVAGRRRAPEPETGGRRHADDRGDTWEEISKPVRRPASTPPPPPPAPVEPAGAHADGKSVSELLAAFGGGDSPRRRRRRED, from the coding sequence ATGACCGGGCGAGGCGCGTCGGACGATGACGAGCAGCAGGATCACGGTCGGGGTTCCGGGCGACTGCTGCTGGTGGGGGCACTGGCGCTCGCGCTCGGTGCCGCGGCGGTCCTCGTGCTGAGCGACAACGCCCGCTGGCTGCGGCTGGCCGTGGTCGCGGCGCTGTGGGCCGCGCTGGTCGGCGCGTTCCTGGCCGCCCGCTACCGCCGGCAGATCACGGACCGCGAGGACGAGGTCGCCGACCTCCAGTCGGTGTACGAGCTGGAGCTGGAGCGCGAGGTCGCCGCGCGTCGCGAGTTCGAGCTGGAGCTGGAGACCGAGACCCGCAAGCGGATCGAGGAGGACGCCCGGGACGACCTGGAGGCGCTGCGCGGCGAACTGCGCGCCCTGCGGGAGAACCTGGAGGCGCTGCTCGGCGGCGAGGTCCTCGTGGAGCGCGTCGCCCTGCGCGCCGAGTCGACCCGGATGCGCGCGCTCGGTGAGCAGTCGCGGCTGATGGCCGTCGGTGACAAGCGGATCATCACGACGGGGACCGCCGTGCCGGTGGCGAAGGCCGCCGACAAGGTCGCGCCGGAGCGCCCGGACCGCACCGAGCTGATCGAGCGGGTCGAGCGGGTCGAGCGGATCGCCCACGACACCCGCAAGGACACCGCCCGGCGTCCCGAACCGGCGCGGCCGGAGCAGCCCGCCCGGCGCGAGCAGGGCCAGCCGGTGCGCCGCGAGCCCGCGCGCGCGAACGCCGGCGGCGTCGTGCAGCAGCGGCCCGCGCCGCCCCCGGTCGTGCGCCGGGAGCCCGCGCAGGCCGGCAAGCCCAATCCCGCGGAGCGGGTGAACCGGGGTGACGTGGCGGCCAGGCAGGCCCCCGCCCAGGCCGAGCCGGCGCGGGAGCCCGAGCCGTCGAAGACCGAGCACACCGTGCAGCGGCGCAGCCGGGTGGCCGAGCGCACCGAGATGATCAGCCGCGATGCGTTGGCGCAGCAGGCCGAGGCCGCCCAGCCCGCGCGCAGGCCCGAGCCGCCGCGTGCCGGGGGCGGGTCCGTGCCGGTGCGGCGGTCGCCCGCCGAGCGCGCGGCCGGGCGGTCGCCCGCGGAGCTGACCGGTGAGCACCGGCCCGTGCAGGCGCGCCGCGCCGAGTCGACCGGCGAGCACCACCCGGTGCCCGGCCCGGCCGAACCGCGCCGGGTGGACCCGGCGGGCGAGCACCGGCCGGTCACGGCCCCCGCCGGTCGTCGGCCGGGGCTCGAAGCCCGGCGGGCCGAGCTGACCGGTGAGCACCGCCCCGTGCAGGCGCGTCGACCCGAGCCGACCGGTGAGCACCGGCCCGTGCAGGCGCGTCGTGCCGAACCGGCCGGCGAGCACCACCCGGTCGCCGGTGACGGGTTCGCGGACGAACGCCGGCCCGCGTCCGGCAGGCGCGCGGAGCAGACCGGGACCCAGCGGCCCGTGGCGGCCGAGGGCGGTCGCCGATCCGCCGAGCGCCGCGAGGCGGACGCCGTGGGCGGCCGGTCCGCGGACTCGGCCACGGCGTCCGTGGCCGGTCGTCGTCGCGCGCCGGAACCGGAGACCGGTGGCCGCCGTCACGCCGACGACCGGGGTGACACGTGGGAGGAGATCTCCAAGCCCGTCCGGCGCCCCGCGTCGACCCCGCCGCCGCCCCCGCCCGCACCGGTCGAGCCCGCCGGCGCCCACGCGGACGGCAAGTCGGTCAGCGAGCTGCTCGCCGCGTTCGGCGGGGGCGACTCGCCGCGCCGTCGCCGCCGCCGCGAGGACTGA
- a CDS encoding DUF1203 domain-containing protein, translating to MKVHPIPADVLARARALAGADEHHELHPDAPGSPLRCCLRKAAPGEPLVLFRYSPPSGRGPYEEVGPVFAHAAPCAGPDGATDLPDDLGRAPRTLRAHTAGGRIHRGETTRPHELADRVAALLDDPAVAVVQVRSASHGCFLYAVTRD from the coding sequence GTGAAGGTCCACCCGATCCCCGCCGACGTCCTCGCCCGTGCCCGCGCGCTCGCCGGCGCCGACGAGCACCACGAGCTGCACCCCGACGCCCCCGGCAGCCCGTTGCGCTGCTGCCTGCGCAAGGCCGCGCCAGGCGAACCGCTCGTGCTGTTCCGCTACTCGCCGCCCTCCGGACGAGGCCCGTACGAGGAGGTCGGACCGGTCTTCGCGCACGCCGCGCCGTGCGCCGGGCCGGACGGCGCCACCGACCTCCCCGACGACCTGGGCCGGGCCCCGCGCACCCTGCGCGCCCACACCGCCGGGGGCCGCATCCACCGCGGCGAGACCACGCGCCCCCACGAGTTGGCCGACCGGGTCGCCGCGCTGCTCGACGACCCCGCCGTGGCCGTGGTCCAGGTGCGCAGCGCCTCGCACGGCTGCTTCCTGTACGCCGTCACCCGGGACTGA
- a CDS encoding Rossmann-like and DUF2520 domain-containing protein — MDATPRPARLAVGVISAGRVGSVLGAALARAGHVVSAVSAVSRDSLRRAEDLLPDVPVLPPPEVAASADLVLLAVPDDVLPGLVRGLVATGSLRAGQIVVHTSGAQGVGVLAPAAEVGALCVALHPVMTFTGRPEDVERVTACSVGVTAADGDEVAWNVGEALVVEMSAEPVRLPESARPLYHAALAHGANHLITLVADCADLLRAAGVAHAERVLGPLLSAALDNALRHGDRALTGPVARGDAGTVAKHLAVLDGHDSLPAYRVLALRTAARAQAAGLLKPEAASDVRSVIED, encoded by the coding sequence ATGGACGCGACCCCCCGCCCCGCGCGGCTGGCCGTGGGAGTGATCTCCGCCGGCCGGGTGGGTTCGGTGCTGGGCGCCGCGCTGGCCCGGGCCGGGCACGTCGTGAGCGCCGTGTCCGCCGTGTCGCGCGACTCGCTGCGCCGCGCCGAGGACCTGCTGCCCGACGTCCCCGTGCTGCCGCCGCCCGAGGTCGCGGCCTCCGCCGACCTGGTGCTGCTCGCCGTGCCGGACGACGTGCTGCCGGGCCTGGTGCGCGGCCTGGTCGCCACCGGGTCGCTGCGCGCGGGCCAGATCGTGGTGCACACCAGCGGCGCGCAGGGCGTCGGGGTGCTGGCGCCGGCGGCCGAGGTGGGCGCGCTGTGCGTGGCGCTGCACCCGGTCATGACGTTCACCGGCCGCCCCGAGGACGTGGAGCGGGTCACCGCCTGCTCCGTCGGCGTCACCGCGGCCGACGGCGACGAGGTCGCCTGGAACGTCGGCGAGGCGCTGGTGGTGGAGATGTCCGCCGAACCCGTGCGCCTGCCCGAGTCGGCCCGCCCGCTCTACCACGCCGCCCTCGCGCACGGCGCGAACCACCTGATCACGCTGGTCGCCGACTGCGCCGACCTGCTGCGCGCCGCCGGGGTCGCCCACGCCGAGCGCGTGCTCGGCCCGCTGCTGTCCGCCGCGCTGGACAACGCCCTGCGGCACGGCGACCGCGCCCTCACCGGCCCCGTCGCGCGCGGCGACGCGGGCACCGTCGCCAAGCACCTCGCCGTGCTCGACGGGCACGACAGCCTGCCCGCCTACCGGGTACTGGCGCTCCGCACCGCGGCGCGCGCCCAGGCCGCCGGGCTGCTCAAGCCCGAAGCGGCGTCCGACGTCCGATCCGTCATCGAGGACTGA
- a CDS encoding NADH-quinone oxidoreductase subunit D, with protein MEITVGVGAGARHLGVDRVVDLGPLHPSAHGAYRLRLTVRDDEVITAAEPLVGHLHRGAEKLFEVRDYRQVLTLANRHDWLAAFCNELAVALAVERMTGMDVPPRAQVLRALLCELNRVMAHLVFLAPLTGTRDRDAVQAVLEEASGGRVHFMFNRIGGLREDVPAGWTGRVLDVLAAVDPGEAPGGLAGLGVLGRDAALAHGVTGPIGRASGVDFDLRRDDPLPGYRDLGVRPVVRTEGDALARVRCLVDEVRLSVDLARRLVAALPAGPVNLRLPKAVKAPEGSVYTWVEAPLGTSGVHLASRGEKTPWRLKLRTPSFNNVQALSALLPGTRVADLPAVLGSFAVVVGDIDK; from the coding sequence GTGGAGATCACCGTTGGCGTGGGCGCGGGCGCCCGGCACCTCGGGGTGGACCGCGTGGTCGACCTCGGGCCGCTGCACCCGTCGGCGCACGGCGCGTACCGGCTGCGCCTGACCGTCCGCGACGACGAGGTCATCACCGCCGCCGAACCGCTGGTCGGGCACCTGCACCGGGGCGCGGAGAAGCTGTTCGAGGTCCGCGACTACCGGCAGGTGCTGACCCTGGCGAACCGGCACGACTGGCTCGCCGCGTTCTGCAACGAGCTGGCCGTCGCCCTCGCCGTCGAGCGGATGACCGGCATGGACGTCCCGCCGCGCGCCCAGGTCCTGCGCGCGCTGCTGTGCGAGCTGAACCGGGTCATGGCGCACCTGGTGTTCCTCGCCCCGCTCACCGGCACCCGCGACCGCGACGCCGTGCAGGCCGTGCTGGAGGAGGCGTCCGGCGGGCGCGTCCACTTCATGTTCAACCGGATCGGCGGCCTGCGCGAGGACGTCCCGGCGGGCTGGACCGGCCGGGTGCTCGACGTGCTGGCCGCGGTGGACCCCGGCGAGGCGCCCGGGGGCCTGGCCGGGCTCGGCGTGCTGGGCCGGGACGCGGCGCTCGCGCACGGCGTGACCGGTCCGATCGGCCGGGCGTCCGGGGTGGACTTCGACCTGCGCCGCGACGACCCGCTGCCCGGTTACCGGGACCTCGGCGTGCGGCCCGTGGTGCGCACCGAGGGCGACGCGCTGGCCCGGGTCCGCTGCCTGGTGGACGAGGTGCGGCTGTCCGTCGACCTCGCCCGCCGACTGGTGGCCGCGCTGCCGGCCGGACCGGTGAACCTGCGGCTGCCCAAGGCGGTCAAGGCCCCCGAGGGGTCGGTCTACACGTGGGTCGAGGCGCCGCTGGGCACGTCCGGCGTGCACCTCGCGTCGCGCGGCGAGAAGACCCCGTGGCGGCTGAAGCTGCGCACGCCGTCGTTCAACAACGTGCAGGCGCTGTCCGCCCTGCTGCCCGGCACGCGGGTGGCGGACCTGCCCGCCGTCCTCGGGTCGTTCGCCGTGGTCGTCGGCGACATCGACAAGTAG
- the panC gene encoding pantoate--beta-alanine ligase, whose translation MTEPLTKDDYKPGDVTVHHDPERLHRVVKALRAAGRNVALVPTMGALHEGHRKLIREAHVMQNTVVVVSIFVNPTQFGPDEDYERYPRTLESDVDICREERVGLVFAPSAGDVYLPGSSVTVHPGPLGDELEGASRPGHFTGVLTVVAKLFNIVQPTYAVFGEKDYQQLTLVHRMARDLNMPTHVVGVPTVREADGLALSSRNRYLSEEQRQAATALSAALVAGAHVSGRGADAVLEAARDTLDAVPGVDLDYLELRAPDLGPAPENGDARLLVAARVGSTRLIDNIAVLLGTGDE comes from the coding sequence ATGACCGAGCCGCTCACCAAGGACGACTACAAGCCCGGCGACGTGACCGTGCACCACGACCCGGAGCGCCTGCACCGGGTCGTGAAGGCGCTGCGGGCCGCGGGCCGCAACGTCGCGCTGGTGCCGACCATGGGCGCGCTGCACGAGGGGCACCGCAAGCTCATCCGCGAGGCCCACGTCATGCAGAACACCGTGGTCGTGGTCTCGATCTTCGTGAACCCGACCCAGTTCGGGCCGGACGAGGACTACGAGCGCTACCCGCGGACGTTGGAGTCCGATGTGGACATCTGCCGGGAGGAGCGGGTCGGCCTGGTGTTCGCGCCGTCCGCCGGCGACGTGTACCTGCCGGGCTCCTCCGTGACGGTCCACCCGGGCCCGCTGGGCGACGAGCTGGAGGGCGCCAGCCGGCCCGGCCACTTCACGGGCGTGCTCACCGTGGTGGCCAAGCTGTTCAACATCGTGCAGCCCACCTACGCGGTGTTCGGCGAGAAGGACTACCAGCAGCTGACGCTGGTCCACCGGATGGCGCGCGACCTGAACATGCCGACGCACGTGGTGGGCGTGCCCACCGTGCGGGAGGCGGACGGCCTGGCGCTGTCCTCGCGCAACCGCTACCTGTCCGAGGAGCAGCGGCAGGCCGCGACCGCGCTGTCCGCCGCGCTGGTGGCGGGTGCGCACGTCAGCGGCCGGGGCGCGGACGCCGTGCTGGAGGCCGCCCGCGACACCCTCGACGCCGTGCCCGGCGTCGACCTCGACTACCTGGAGCTGCGCGCGCCCGACCTCGGTCCGGCGCCCGAGAACGGCGACGCCAGGCTGCTCGTCGCCGCCCGCGTCGGCTCCACCCGACTGATCGACAACATCGCCGTGCTGCTCGGCACCGGTGACGAGTAA
- a CDS encoding SAM-dependent methyltransferase gives MVDPEALWREALYGPGGFFTRGAVPADHFRTAPLVGPELAEALLVLLDRVDSALGRPDRIDFVDVGAGGGELSASVRSLAPPHLARRLVVTAVDVGPARSLPGVVWTSEPPRSVRGLLVGHEWLDAIPCPLVEGPCDDPWLARWWPVRAGERAEVGEPRDRAWADAVSRVAAGAALAVDYGHVLADRAAGRYAAGTFAAYRGGRRVEPVFDGSCDLTAHVALDACGAAAGGGFALVSQRDALAALGFTGRVDPADWLTSAERASRIAELRAVGGLGSFGWLLHGVGVPVSSLLPPLPPWRP, from the coding sequence GTGGTTGACCCGGAAGCCCTGTGGCGCGAGGCGTTGTACGGACCGGGTGGTTTCTTCACCCGGGGCGCGGTGCCCGCCGACCACTTCCGCACCGCCCCGCTGGTGGGTCCTGAGCTGGCCGAAGCCCTCCTCGTGCTGCTCGACCGGGTGGATTCCGCGCTGGGCCGGCCCGACCGGATCGACTTCGTGGACGTCGGCGCGGGTGGTGGCGAGCTGTCCGCCTCCGTCCGGTCGCTGGCGCCGCCGCACCTCGCCCGCCGCCTGGTGGTGACGGCGGTGGACGTGGGTCCGGCGCGGTCGCTGCCGGGGGTGGTGTGGACGTCGGAGCCGCCCCGGTCGGTGCGCGGCCTGCTGGTCGGCCACGAGTGGCTGGACGCGATCCCCTGCCCGCTGGTGGAGGGGCCGTGCGACGACCCGTGGCTGGCCCGGTGGTGGCCGGTGCGGGCGGGTGAGCGGGCCGAGGTGGGCGAACCGCGCGACCGGGCGTGGGCGGACGCGGTGTCGCGGGTCGCGGCGGGTGCGGCGCTGGCGGTCGACTACGGGCACGTGCTGGCCGACCGGGCCGCGGGGCGGTACGCGGCGGGGACGTTCGCGGCGTACCGCGGCGGGCGGCGGGTCGAGCCGGTGTTCGACGGCAGCTGCGACCTGACCGCGCACGTGGCGCTGGACGCGTGCGGGGCGGCGGCGGGCGGCGGGTTCGCGCTGGTCTCCCAGCGGGACGCGCTGGCCGCACTGGGGTTCACCGGCCGGGTCGACCCGGCGGACTGGCTGACGTCGGCCGAGCGGGCGTCCCGGATCGCCGAACTGCGGGCCGTCGGCGGCCTGGGCTCGTTCGGCTGGCTCCTGCACGGCGTGGGCGTGCCGGTGTCGTCGCTCCTCCCGCCGCTGCCGCCCTGGCGGCCCTGA
- a CDS encoding class I SAM-dependent methyltransferase, giving the protein MRHEDWRARRANSFGAAAPAYAEHRPDYPAAAVRWALEPLGEGPHRVLDLAAGTGKLTGVVLAEGHQVTAVEPDEEMLTELVRRHRNVRALPGSAERVPLPDDTVDAVLVGQAFHWFDAARALPEIARVLRPGGVLAALWNGDDHTVPWVAEFHRVGRSDADDRTSYGDWMPAHELFGETAERVFAHSQRRTAESLVATVNTHSHMLVVDAAERARLNARMLDFLKKTPETAEGEFDLPLRTYVLRRCAAR; this is encoded by the coding sequence GTGAGGCATGAGGACTGGCGGGCCAGGCGGGCCAACTCCTTCGGAGCGGCGGCGCCGGCCTACGCGGAACACCGACCCGACTACCCGGCCGCCGCCGTGCGGTGGGCGCTGGAGCCCCTGGGCGAGGGGCCGCACCGCGTGCTCGACCTCGCCGCGGGCACCGGGAAGCTCACCGGCGTCGTGCTGGCCGAGGGCCACCAGGTGACGGCCGTCGAGCCGGACGAGGAGATGCTGACGGAACTGGTGCGGCGGCACCGGAACGTCCGCGCGCTGCCCGGCAGCGCCGAGCGCGTCCCGCTGCCCGACGACACCGTGGACGCGGTCCTGGTCGGCCAGGCGTTCCACTGGTTCGACGCCGCGCGCGCGCTGCCCGAGATCGCCCGCGTGCTGCGGCCCGGTGGCGTCCTCGCGGCGCTGTGGAACGGCGACGACCACACCGTGCCGTGGGTGGCGGAGTTCCACCGTGTCGGGAGGTCGGACGCCGACGACCGGACCTCCTACGGCGACTGGATGCCCGCGCACGAGCTGTTCGGCGAGACCGCCGAGCGGGTGTTCGCGCACTCGCAGCGGCGCACCGCCGAGTCGCTGGTGGCGACCGTCAACACGCACTCGCACATGCTCGTGGTGGACGCCGCGGAACGCGCGCGGCTCAACGCGCGGATGCTGGACTTCCTGAAGAAGACCCCGGAAACCGCGGAAGGGGAGTTCGACCTCCCCCTCCGCACCTACGTGCTGCGCCGGTGCGCCGCGCGCTGA
- a CDS encoding PrsW family intramembrane metalloprotease, which produces MLLPVIGLIALGVSALVLLGLGTSAIGLGPILVGALAALVPVAAVIGACLWVDRWEPEPAKILLLAFLWGACGATITSLVFNQTAHVLGELLNGDGATFAAVVGAPITEEAAKAVFIVVLYLRRRQEFDGVVDGIVYAGVVAAGFAFTENIWYFGRVFSDSGFGDLGSGVIALFMLRGVLSPFAHPLFTAMAGIGIGLAAMTANRTLKVVAPVLGYLGAAGLHSLWNFSTTVGTGSTFINLYFLIMVPIFAGMVFLVVWQRRREQRIVAAQLPAMAERRWIASSEVTLLASLQGRSRWRRAVKRKVGDEAAKAVAGYQVAATELAFLRHRMAQGTAGADAEKRHAMMLDVLVAARQAAVDAPGALKAAGGVRRS; this is translated from the coding sequence GTGCTGCTCCCGGTGATCGGGCTGATCGCGCTGGGCGTGTCCGCCCTGGTGCTGCTCGGCCTGGGCACGAGCGCCATCGGCCTGGGCCCCATCCTGGTCGGCGCCCTCGCCGCGCTGGTGCCCGTGGCCGCCGTGATCGGCGCCTGCCTGTGGGTGGACCGGTGGGAGCCGGAGCCGGCGAAGATCCTGCTGCTGGCGTTCCTGTGGGGCGCGTGCGGCGCGACCATCACGTCGCTGGTGTTCAACCAGACCGCGCACGTGCTGGGCGAGCTGCTCAACGGCGACGGGGCGACGTTCGCGGCCGTGGTGGGCGCGCCCATCACGGAGGAGGCGGCGAAGGCCGTCTTCATCGTCGTGCTGTACCTGCGCCGCCGCCAGGAGTTCGACGGCGTGGTCGACGGCATCGTCTACGCGGGCGTGGTGGCCGCGGGCTTCGCGTTCACCGAGAACATCTGGTACTTCGGCCGGGTCTTCTCCGACAGCGGCTTCGGCGACCTGGGCAGCGGCGTGATCGCGCTGTTCATGCTGCGCGGCGTCCTCTCGCCGTTCGCGCACCCGCTGTTCACGGCGATGGCGGGGATCGGCATCGGCCTCGCGGCGATGACCGCCAACCGCACGCTCAAGGTCGTCGCGCCGGTCCTCGGCTACCTCGGCGCGGCCGGGCTGCACTCGCTGTGGAACTTCTCCACGACCGTCGGCACCGGCTCGACGTTCATCAACCTGTACTTCCTGATCATGGTGCCGATCTTCGCCGGCATGGTGTTCCTGGTGGTCTGGCAGCGCCGCCGCGAGCAGCGGATCGTCGCCGCGCAGCTGCCCGCGATGGCCGAGCGGCGGTGGATCGCCTCCAGCGAGGTCACCCTGCTGGCCAGCCTCCAGGGCCGCAGCCGGTGGCGGCGCGCGGTGAAGCGCAAGGTGGGCGACGAGGCGGCCAAGGCCGTCGCGGGCTACCAGGTGGCGGCGACCGAACTGGCGTTCCTGCGGCACCGGATGGCGCAGGGCACGGCGGGCGCGGACGCGGAGAAACGTCACGCGATGATGCTGGACGTGCTCGTCGCCGCACGTCAGGCCGCTGTCGACGCACCGGGGGCGCTGAAGGCCGCGGGTGGTGTTCGTCGCAGTTGA
- a CDS encoding type III pantothenate kinase: MLLAIDVGNTNIVLGLYDGTGDSAALVRDWRMRTDARMTADELALTMRGLLGGYADEITGISALSTVPAVLRELRVMLGRYYSAVPKVLVEPGVRTGVPLLVDNPKEVGSDRVINTLAAHHLHSTACVVVDFGTSTNLDVISARGEFLGGALAPGIEISVDALAARAAQLRKVELVRPRSVIGKNTVECLQSGIVYGFVGQVDGLVRRIVDELQVVDPGPVTVIATGGLAPLVVAESATIQAHVPDLTLLGLRLVFERNMR, from the coding sequence GTGCTGCTCGCCATCGACGTCGGCAACACCAACATCGTCCTGGGCCTGTACGACGGCACCGGCGACTCGGCCGCGCTCGTCCGCGACTGGCGGATGCGCACCGACGCCAGGATGACGGCCGACGAGCTCGCGCTGACCATGCGCGGCCTGCTCGGCGGGTACGCGGACGAGATCACCGGCATCTCGGCGCTGTCCACCGTCCCGGCGGTGCTGCGGGAGCTGCGCGTGATGCTCGGCCGGTACTACTCGGCGGTGCCGAAGGTGCTGGTCGAGCCGGGCGTGCGGACCGGCGTGCCGCTGCTCGTGGACAACCCCAAGGAGGTGGGCTCCGACCGGGTGATCAACACGCTCGCGGCGCACCACCTGCACAGCACGGCGTGCGTCGTCGTGGACTTCGGCACGTCGACCAACCTCGACGTCATCTCCGCCAGGGGCGAGTTCCTCGGCGGCGCGCTCGCCCCCGGCATCGAGATCTCGGTGGACGCGCTGGCGGCGCGGGCCGCGCAGCTGCGCAAGGTCGAGCTGGTGCGGCCCCGGTCGGTGATCGGCAAGAACACCGTCGAGTGCCTCCAGTCCGGCATCGTCTACGGGTTCGTCGGCCAGGTCGACGGGCTGGTGCGGCGGATCGTGGACGAGTTGCAGGTCGTGGACCCCGGTCCGGTGACCGTGATCGCGACGGGCGGGCTCGCGCCCCTGGTGGTGGCCGAGTCGGCGACCATCCAGGCGCACGTGCCGGACCTGACGCTGCTCGGGCTGCGGTTGGTGTTCGAGCGCAACATGAGGTGA
- the panD gene encoding aspartate 1-decarboxylase: protein MFRTMLKSKIHRATVTQADLHYVGSVTVDEDLMDAADLLAGEQVAIVDVTNGARLETYVIPGGRGTGVIGINGAAAHLVKPGDLVILISYGQMDDAEARSYEPRVVFVDADNRVVELGADPAHAPEGSGLVNGSTSGVVVVETIAPAETEDAAALDALIQAEN from the coding sequence ATGTTCCGCACCATGCTCAAGTCGAAGATCCACCGCGCCACCGTCACCCAGGCCGATCTGCACTACGTCGGCTCGGTCACGGTCGACGAGGACCTGATGGACGCCGCCGACCTGCTCGCGGGCGAGCAGGTGGCCATCGTGGACGTCACCAACGGCGCGCGCCTGGAGACCTACGTCATCCCCGGCGGGCGCGGCACCGGCGTCATCGGCATCAACGGCGCCGCCGCGCACCTGGTGAAGCCCGGCGACCTGGTCATCCTCATCTCCTACGGGCAGATGGACGACGCCGAGGCGCGCTCGTACGAGCCGAGGGTCGTGTTCGTGGACGCGGACAACCGGGTCGTCGAGCTGGGCGCCGACCCGGCGCACGCGCCCGAGGGGTCGGGGCTGGTCAACGGGTCCACGAGCGGCGTCGTGGTCGTCGAGACCATCGCGCCGGCCGAGACCGAGGACGCGGCGGCGCTGGACGCGCTGATCCAGGCCGAGAACTAG